A genomic region of Trifolium pratense cultivar HEN17-A07 linkage group LG3, ARS_RC_1.1, whole genome shotgun sequence contains the following coding sequences:
- the LOC123917861 gene encoding seipin-2-like: MDTINPQNDDVFFDALDQCPFHHCSATTTDHTMPESPPSSSGHSDPEPSPSSPSSTTLRRRSIRLRSPENELPDTVSATTKSQNPSIAKENENFTEKGEFFSSSQSPIGVTEEERNEESTLTTATHDEPLGDSAESTGELRDLPSNSLDFVTGLVIRAIMFQIRIFFMLMKSPILFIFHTCMFFVDPFGTMGKWKILVIWILGKVWSFVLGFIGPSVLGWFNENKSFWNVAFRCGWGILWSIYVCCILFALFVSSLVFSGFLVKGLVEKPFQTKQVLNFDYTKQSPVAFVPIIHCSGVGGEHRSDENGGIDVDRWANKRVIPSKQKVQLTVSLLVPESGYNTKLGVFQIRVDYLSSNGKTIASSRQPCMLRYRSEPIRLITTFLKIVPLLTGYTSETQTLDAKMGDFVEGDVPTSCLKVTLEQRAEYLPGAGIPQIYDSSIFVESELPLIKRILWYWKLSLFIWIAMMAFVMELLFVLLCCWPMIIPRTRKRSSSSASRTSSQNNLQAPS; the protein is encoded by the exons ATGGACACAATAAACCCCCAAAACGACGACGTTTTCTTCGACGCTTTAGACCAATGCCCTTTCCACCATTGCTCCGCCACCACCACCGACCATACCATGCCAGAATCTCCCCCCTCCTCTTCCGGTCACTCCGACCCAGAACCATCACCCTCTTCACCTTCCTCCACCACACTCCGCCGCCGTTCAATTCGCCTCCGATCACCCGAAAACGAATTACCCGACACCGTTTCTGCAACGACAAAGAGTCAAAACCCTTCAATTGCGAAGGAAAACGAGAATTTTACCGAAAAAGGggaatttttttcttcttctcaatcTCCGATTGGTGTTACggaagaagagagaaatgaAGAATCGACGTTAACTACGGCTACGCACGATGAACCACTCGGTGATTCAGCTGAATCAACGGGTGAATTAAGAGATTTACCTTCAAATTCGCTCGATTTTGTAACGGGATTGGTGATTAGGGCAATCATGTTTCAAATTAGGATTTTCTTTATGTTAATGAAGTCTccaattttattcatatttcataCTTGCATGTTTTTTGTAGACCCTTTTGGAACAATGGGAAAATGGAAAATTTTAGTTATTTGGATTTTGGGTAAGGTTTGGAGTTTTGTTTTAGGGTTCATTGGTCCTTCAGTTTTGGGATGGTTCAATGAAAATAAGTCATTTTGGAATGTTGCATTTCGATGTGGATGGGGGATTTTGTGGTCAATTTATGTTTGTTGCATTTTGTTTGCACTTTTTGTTTCATCACTTGTGTTTAGTGGGTTTTTGGTGAAGGGTTTGGTTGAAAAGCCCTTTCAGACGAAGCAAGTGTTGAATTTTGATTACACTAAGCAGAGTCCTGTTGCGTTTGTTCCTATAATACACTGTTCTGGTGTTGGTGGTGAACATCGTTCTGATGAGAATGGCGGCATTGATGTTGATAGGTGGGCGAATAAAAGGGTTATCCCTTCTAAGCAAAAAGTGCAGCTCACTGTTTCATTACTAGTTCCGGAGTCAGGATACAACACTAAACTTGGTGTCTTTCAG ATCAGGGTAGACTACTTATCTTCTAATGGTAAAACAATTGCAAGTTCGAGACAACCTTGCATGTTAAGATACAGAAGTGAGCCTATCCGTCTAATCACGACTTTCCTCAAGATTGTTCCTCTTCTTACTGGTTATACATCAGAGACCCAGACTCTGGATGCCAAGATGGGTGATTTTGTTGAAGGGGATGTTCCTACTTCATGCTTAAAAGTAACCCTTGAGCAGCGAGCAGAATATCTACCTGGTGCTGGAATTCCTCAAATATACGATTCATCTATATTTGTTGAATCAGAACTTCCGTTAATCAAGAGGATTTTATGGTATTGGAAGTTGAGCTTATTTATATGGATTGCAATGATGGCATTTGTGATGGAGCTTCTCTTTGTTCTACTGTGTTGTTGGCCTATGATTATTCCAAGAACCAGAAAAAGGAGCAGTTCTTCTGCTAGCCGTACTAGTTCCCAAAACAATCTTCAGGCACCAAGTTGA
- the LOC123917862 gene encoding aquaporin NIP1-2-like, translated as MDENSTTNGTNEVVLNINNDVPNKSEDSSSYATASFLQKLVAEVVGTYFLIFAGCAAVAVNKNNDNVVTLPGISIVWGLAVMVLVYSLGHISGAHFNPAVTIAFATTRRFPLKQVPAYVAAQVLGSTLASGTLRLLFSGKDDQFVGTLAAGSNLQAFVIEFIITFYLMFIISGVATDNRAIGELAGIAVGSTVLLNVMFAGPITGASMNPARSIGPAIVHNEYKGIWIYLVSPILGAVAGAWVYNVIRYTDKPVREITKSASFLKAAKP; from the exons ATGGATGAAAATTCAACTACCAATGGAACCAATGAAGTTGTTTTGAACATAAACAATGATGTCCCTAACAAGAGTGAAGACTCAAGCTCCTATGCCACTGCTTCTTTCTTGCAAAAG TTGGTAGCTGAGGTGGTAGGCACATATTTCTTGATATTTGCCGGTTGTGCTGCTGTCGCGGTGAACAAGAACAACGATAACGTGGTGACGCTTCCCGGAATTTCAATTGTTTGGGGACTTGCTGTAATGGTGTTAGTTTACTCTCTTGGTCATATCTCTGGTGCTCATTTCAATCCTGCAGTTACCATTGCTTTTGCTACCACAAGAAGGTTTCCCTTAAAACAG GTTCCAGCTTATGTAGCAGCTCAAGTCCTTGGATCTACACTTGCAAGTGGAACTCTTAGACTATTATTTAGTGGCAAAGATGATCAATTTGTAGGAACACTTGCAGCTGGGTCTAATCTTCAAGCTTTTGTGATTGAATTCATAATCACTTTTTATCTTATGTTTATCATTTCTGGAGTTGCCACTGATAATAGAGCA ATTGGTGAATTGGCTGGTATTGCTGTTGGATCTACAGTACTTTTGAATGTGATGTTTGCAGG GCCAATTACAGGAGCATCAATGAATCCAGCAAGAAGTATAGGACCTGCAATTGTACACAATGAATACAAAGGAATATGGATATACTTAGTGTCTCCAATTCTAGGAGCCGTGGCCGGTGCATGGGTTTATAACGTAATTCGGTACACCGATAAGCCGGTTCGTGAGATCACCAAGAGTGCATCTTTCCTCAAAGCAGCAAAGCCATAG
- the LOC123917408 gene encoding nodulin-26-like isoform X1 — MASITNEAVLDVSKDSSQPCQDSDSYVSVPFLQKLIAELVGTYFLIFVGCASIIVNKNNDNVVTLPGIAIVWGLALVVLIYSLGHISGAHFNPAVTIAFATTKRFPLLQVPAYISAQLLGATLASGTLKLIFSGKHDQFSGNLASGSNLQAFVLEFIVTFFLMFTISGVATDNRAIGELAGIAIGSTLLVNVIISGPITGASMNPVRSLGPAFVHNEYTGIWIFIVSPILGAVAGAWVYNTVRYTNKSVREITKSASFLKEAGRGGRQVV, encoded by the exons ATGGCTAGCATAACCAATGAAGCCGTTTTAGATGTAAGCAAGGATTCCTCTCAGCCATGTCAAGACTCAGACTCCTATGTCTCTGTTCCTTTCTTGCAAAAG TTAATAGCAGAGTTGGTGGGGACATATTTCTTGATATTTGTAGGATGTGCTTCTATTATAGTGAACAAGAACAATGACAATGTGGTCACACTTCCTGGAATTGCTATTGTTTGGGGACTTGCTTTGGTGGTACTCATTTATTCTCTTGGTCACATCTCTGGTGCTCATTTCAATCCTGCTGTTACTATTGCTTTTGCTACCACAAAGAGGTTTCCGTTGTTACAG GTACCAGCATATATATCAGCTCAGCTCCTAGGAGCTACACTTGCCAGTGGAACTCTAAAACTAATTTTCAGTGGCAAACATGATCAGTTTTCAGGAAATCTTGCATCTGGGTCTAATCTTCAAGCTTTTGTGCTTGAATTCATAGTCACATTTTTCCTTATGTTTACTATTTCTGGAGTTGCCACTGATAATAGAGcg atTGGTGAGTTGGCTGGAATTGCAATTGGGTCTACATTATTGGTTAATGTCATCATTTCAGG aCCGATAACAGGAGCTTCGATGAACCCGGTTAGAAGCCTAGGACCTGCTTTTGTACACAATGAATACACAGGAATATGGATATTTATAGTGTCACCAATTTTGGGGGCCGTGGCCGGAGCATGGGTTTATAACACTGTTAGATATACTAACAAGTCAGTTCGTGAGATCACCAAGAGTGCTTCGTTCCTCAAAGAAGCGGGGCGTGGTGGGCGCCAAGTAGTTTAA
- the LOC123917408 gene encoding nodulin-26-like isoform X2: MQLIAELVGTYFLIFVGCASIIVNKNNDNVVTLPGIAIVWGLALVVLIYSLGHISGAHFNPAVTIAFATTKRFPLLQVPAYISAQLLGATLASGTLKLIFSGKHDQFSGNLASGSNLQAFVLEFIVTFFLMFTISGVATDNRAIGELAGIAIGSTLLVNVIISGPITGASMNPVRSLGPAFVHNEYTGIWIFIVSPILGAVAGAWVYNTVRYTNKSVREITKSASFLKEAGRGGRQVV; encoded by the exons ATGCAGTTAATAGCAGAGTTGGTGGGGACATATTTCTTGATATTTGTAGGATGTGCTTCTATTATAGTGAACAAGAACAATGACAATGTGGTCACACTTCCTGGAATTGCTATTGTTTGGGGACTTGCTTTGGTGGTACTCATTTATTCTCTTGGTCACATCTCTGGTGCTCATTTCAATCCTGCTGTTACTATTGCTTTTGCTACCACAAAGAGGTTTCCGTTGTTACAG GTACCAGCATATATATCAGCTCAGCTCCTAGGAGCTACACTTGCCAGTGGAACTCTAAAACTAATTTTCAGTGGCAAACATGATCAGTTTTCAGGAAATCTTGCATCTGGGTCTAATCTTCAAGCTTTTGTGCTTGAATTCATAGTCACATTTTTCCTTATGTTTACTATTTCTGGAGTTGCCACTGATAATAGAGcg atTGGTGAGTTGGCTGGAATTGCAATTGGGTCTACATTATTGGTTAATGTCATCATTTCAGG aCCGATAACAGGAGCTTCGATGAACCCGGTTAGAAGCCTAGGACCTGCTTTTGTACACAATGAATACACAGGAATATGGATATTTATAGTGTCACCAATTTTGGGGGCCGTGGCCGGAGCATGGGTTTATAACACTGTTAGATATACTAACAAGTCAGTTCGTGAGATCACCAAGAGTGCTTCGTTCCTCAAAGAAGCGGGGCGTGGTGGGCGCCAAGTAGTTTAA
- the LOC123913005 gene encoding probable disease resistance protein At5g47260 isoform X1: protein MDDDSKIKDFSFEKKTGRDMKFKLPWWCNVGWKKQEWDGLDECFAAADLGNMYIPNMDKVKEQIMDALRVRDQGENIFGLCGPNKRVDYFVETTIRRAERDRLFQNIVTTTVTEKPDITKIQTEIGDAIGLNFDDKRDLAESNCCMCFGNNKRITTAERARLLFAKMKELQTVLVVLYDLHGRLDLGEIGIPFGEDHNGCKILLTSTSLEVLSEQMKVHKLIQLSET from the exons ATGGATGATGATTCCAAGATCAAAGATTTCagctttgaaaaaaaaa CAGGTAGAGACATGAAATTTAAACTTCCATGGTGGTGTAATGTGGGGTGGAAAAAACAG GAATGGGATGGGCTTGACGAGTGTTTTGCCGCGGCTGATTTGGGGAACATGTATATTCCCAACATGGATAAGGTTAAAGAACAGATTATGGATGCACTAAGAGTGAGAGACCAAGGAGAGAATATATTCGGATTATGTGGGCCAAATAAAAGAGTCGATTATTTTGTAGAAACAACTATAAGAAGAGCCGAGAGAGATAGATTGTTCCAAAATATTGTCACAACAACTGTGACAGAGAAGCCAGACATTACTAAGATTCAAACAGAAATTGGTGATGCAATAGGTCTTAATTTTGACGATAAGAGAGATTTAGCTGAATCAAATTGTTGCATGTGTTTTGGTAATAACAAAAGAATAACTACTGCAGAAAGAGCTCGTCTTCTGTTTGCTAAGATGAAGGAGCTGCAAACAGTTCTAGTTGTACTATATGATCTTCATGGTAGACTTGATTTAGGTGAGATTGGTATCCCCTTTGGTGAAGATCATAATGGTTGCAAGATATTGTTGACATCCACAAGTCTCGAGGTTCTTTCCGAACAAATGAAGGTTCATAAATTGATACAATTATCAGAGACATGA
- the LOC123913005 gene encoding probable disease resistance protein At5g47260 isoform X2, with translation MMIPRSKISALKKKGRDMKFKLPWWCNVGWKKQEWDGLDECFAAADLGNMYIPNMDKVKEQIMDALRVRDQGENIFGLCGPNKRVDYFVETTIRRAERDRLFQNIVTTTVTEKPDITKIQTEIGDAIGLNFDDKRDLAESNCCMCFGNNKRITTAERARLLFAKMKELQTVLVVLYDLHGRLDLGEIGIPFGEDHNGCKILLTSTSLEVLSEQMKVHKLIQLSET, from the exons ATGATGATTCCAAGATCAAAGATTTCagctttgaaaaaaaaag GTAGAGACATGAAATTTAAACTTCCATGGTGGTGTAATGTGGGGTGGAAAAAACAG GAATGGGATGGGCTTGACGAGTGTTTTGCCGCGGCTGATTTGGGGAACATGTATATTCCCAACATGGATAAGGTTAAAGAACAGATTATGGATGCACTAAGAGTGAGAGACCAAGGAGAGAATATATTCGGATTATGTGGGCCAAATAAAAGAGTCGATTATTTTGTAGAAACAACTATAAGAAGAGCCGAGAGAGATAGATTGTTCCAAAATATTGTCACAACAACTGTGACAGAGAAGCCAGACATTACTAAGATTCAAACAGAAATTGGTGATGCAATAGGTCTTAATTTTGACGATAAGAGAGATTTAGCTGAATCAAATTGTTGCATGTGTTTTGGTAATAACAAAAGAATAACTACTGCAGAAAGAGCTCGTCTTCTGTTTGCTAAGATGAAGGAGCTGCAAACAGTTCTAGTTGTACTATATGATCTTCATGGTAGACTTGATTTAGGTGAGATTGGTATCCCCTTTGGTGAAGATCATAATGGTTGCAAGATATTGTTGACATCCACAAGTCTCGAGGTTCTTTCCGAACAAATGAAGGTTCATAAATTGATACAATTATCAGAGACATGA
- the LOC123913005 gene encoding probable disease resistance protein At5g47260 isoform X3 — protein sequence MKFKLPWWCNVGWKKQEWDGLDECFAAADLGNMYIPNMDKVKEQIMDALRVRDQGENIFGLCGPNKRVDYFVETTIRRAERDRLFQNIVTTTVTEKPDITKIQTEIGDAIGLNFDDKRDLAESNCCMCFGNNKRITTAERARLLFAKMKELQTVLVVLYDLHGRLDLGEIGIPFGEDHNGCKILLTSTSLEVLSEQMKVHKLIQLSET from the exons ATGAAATTTAAACTTCCATGGTGGTGTAATGTGGGGTGGAAAAAACAG GAATGGGATGGGCTTGACGAGTGTTTTGCCGCGGCTGATTTGGGGAACATGTATATTCCCAACATGGATAAGGTTAAAGAACAGATTATGGATGCACTAAGAGTGAGAGACCAAGGAGAGAATATATTCGGATTATGTGGGCCAAATAAAAGAGTCGATTATTTTGTAGAAACAACTATAAGAAGAGCCGAGAGAGATAGATTGTTCCAAAATATTGTCACAACAACTGTGACAGAGAAGCCAGACATTACTAAGATTCAAACAGAAATTGGTGATGCAATAGGTCTTAATTTTGACGATAAGAGAGATTTAGCTGAATCAAATTGTTGCATGTGTTTTGGTAATAACAAAAGAATAACTACTGCAGAAAGAGCTCGTCTTCTGTTTGCTAAGATGAAGGAGCTGCAAACAGTTCTAGTTGTACTATATGATCTTCATGGTAGACTTGATTTAGGTGAGATTGGTATCCCCTTTGGTGAAGATCATAATGGTTGCAAGATATTGTTGACATCCACAAGTCTCGAGGTTCTTTCCGAACAAATGAAGGTTCATAAATTGATACAATTATCAGAGACATGA